TCAAATTAGAGACGAATTGGTTTAGTCAAAGTATGGTCAACTATTTGGTCAAGACCCGGTCCATTGGGTTGACAAGGTCATGgttaatgaatataaacatatatggtccattatatatgaaatattaAGGCCCATTAATAATAAGTTTGAAGCTATTAGCATATGAGCCCAAAACCTATCGTTAACACTAAAAATTGAGAGAAATTCTTCTTTCCACTGTTATGATCGACAGAGAAATGCATCATAGTCCGATCATGATGAAAAATGTACACCAGATTCATAACAAGGTTTCGAAAAACATATTGAAATTTCAAAGACATCCGACGGCTAGAACGTATGACTGTTCTAATTCATGTTTATGTGGACACAACAAGAAATATCACGTACTTTGGAGTATTTTCCATGGAGGGATCtttatgaaatttctacagtatcTCCATGAAGATCATATATACCAGATATGAAAAATACAGCGGTTAAATTATATGAAACTTAGGTTTTTCGACGTTgttataattagggttttctgaacGAAGACGGTTCTACTAAAATTAAAATTTAGAGATATTCCGATTCGATTGAAATTTTAATGGAGTAAGAAATACCTAATTGggttgaaaatattaaaatttcataaaaatcTAACGGTGACATCTCTATATTTTATAATCATACGTTCGTGGAACCATAATATATACTACGAAAACGAAATGTTTTTGTTAGGAAAGAAATACCTGGTAATGCATCCATGGTGATAAGCAAATAGGATCAGAACCACGCTAATCTTAAAGTAATAATCCATTACCAATCttgaatgaagaaaataaaataaaaattgcaccAGTTGGTAAAGTCGTGCTTGATAACGTTTTGTAGTAGAATAATAGGGAAAGGTAAAGAGGCGAAGAGAGGTTTCTATTGATTAGGATAATATGTGTTAcataaatatatttatttatatacaaGTAGGAATAGAATCCTAGATACTATATTGGGTCGCACATCCATGGGTTACAAGCCATACAACATAAATAACATTTTAGTAATTAATCAGAGAATATATTTTTTGAAGATTATTTCTTTAAGTACTCGCAAGATATTTATAATATCTCATAAGAATCTCTCGAATTTAATTATAATATCTCATAAGCATATTTCAGATTTATAGGAATAGTTATAGAaaacaaaataatttaaaattaTGCTACTAGATGCCAGCTCAGTTGGGTTTTAGTGAATCGAACTTGAGTTGGGAAGATAACATTTTATTGAAAAATATCATACTCGATTACAACTGATCATAATTAGGGACAATCACTGCCAGGTCCTCCGAAAAACATCATTATCCCTTGAAAAATACTCCTACCATAAAAAATAATGTCATAACAACTAGTTTTTGTATCGTGACTCAGGTGCACCCTTGATGTATCAAAGTTCAAATAATTACCCTGATCATTAATGACTTTCATGTTTACCATACAACATGTATATGCTGTATTAGTATTTGGAAAGTATCCATATCCCATTGGTGGAGCAGGTTCACCAAGATCTGCTCCTGCAACCCCTCCGTATCCAATGATAGATGCATTGTTTGATAAATGAGTAAAGATCTCTTTTGGCCAGTATCCTATTTTTGCATTATCTATACCATTAATAAACCACTAGTTGCCACTTTTTGGGTCCCGATGcactgaaaaatcaaaaaaactttGGTACCCTCCGTAGGTACCCGATATAAGATGTTCTCCAAAAGAGTACTCAGGGTGGACTTGCAAAAATCCCGGACAAAGCATGTTATAACATCCCGTTTTTTTAAATCCATCAGCCTGCATTATAATTATAAACAACCTAGTGCATAAATAAGTAACTCTATTTGAAGGtgtttatttgcaattatttaaaatataaatgtgAATTAATAGTATATAAATTATTAAAAACGAACCGTACACAAACCAAAAACTCGAGTCTTATTGTCACCAAATAACTAAGGATGCACCTGAAATTATAATGGATATTAACTAAATAAAAGTATACGCAACACTTTAAAATGACAAAAGATAACTTGCGTTAATAACGAGTCAGTGAAAACAAACTATTTAACACATTTATCTGAATCATTATTCTCTCAACAAACTTAATAAAAACATAATAATACAATATTTGAAGATGACTTACAGCCCATCCAAACTCTatttgaaaaattaggttttcaactgcaaaattgcagtttCTGTTCTAGGGTCGTTATAGTcgaagtccttattccttaacgatttttcatatgcaTTTTGATATTATAAAATCAACTGCAAAATCGCAGTTTCAGTTCTAGGGTCGTCATAatctaagtccttattccttaatgATTTTTCATCTACATGTTGatattatgaaaaatcgttaatgtTTATGCTGAGGAGATAACGACCTTAGGTTAGAGAGTAGGATGTTTTAAGTACCCCGATGATGATTCATGTTGACGACCTATTTTATTTCCAAACGACTCTATATTATACAAAACTACCTCTATGTCCAAAATAATGAAAGGGTCGTTAGTTTTAATATATAAACCATTAACGACTCCTTATGACGACACATTTTTAGAACCTAACGACTCTGTATTATAAATAACTTGTTTACTGTCCAAATAATTAGAAGGGTCGTTATCTAAAAGAACTAGCGTCGTCATTATGTATTTGAGAATCATCATGATCTAATTTGGAGTCGTCATTTATATTGAAGGGtcgtttgtgatgatgatgatgatgatgatcatgcTGGTAACGGTGATTCTGGtcaaggtgatggtggtggtggtagggaGGATTTGGAGATTCAGGAGGAGGAGGATGGacgcaatgatgatgatgatgatgaggatgatggaaatggtggtggtagtggtgataaggatgatgatgatgatggtaatgatgCTAGTGATAAGGAGGATGAAGAGGATGATTCTACCATTCTTAAGCTTGTGGTgagtatttatttttgtaattgtaATTGTCATCGTCATCTACATACAAATATAAGTTTGTTAATGTGAattgtatttgaatccaaatagAGGGAACGAATGAATATTTTTGCAAACGCACTGTGTTGCTCGGCCGACAAAGGGGAAGTGTTCGATCCTGACAAACAACGTCGGTACGCTGATTACTGCAGACACGTTGAAAATCCCAATGCAAAGAAAATGTTTGCTAAGCTGGCTAAGGAAGGTAAAAGGACCAAGAAAACACGTAGCCAACTAGGAGAAGAACGTGTTGAACAGGGACAAGGTAGCCATCATCCTCTTGATGAACAAGGAAGTAGAGAAGATGGTGGTTCCCCAGGGGGCTGTGCAACTCAGGGTCCTAATAGAAGATGGAAAGTTAGCCGATAAGGGGGGTATTAGGGGTTGCTGGCGAAATGAACTTATGTTTTATGTTACTTTTGACTTGAACTTATGTTTCTTCACTTTTCTTAGATGCAACTATTTTGTCCATTAGATACTCGGGGTTTGGTTTGGATGGTTTGTTGAAATTATTTTGCTTTCCtaagattttagaacattatttaGAAGTTCTTTGTTTAAATGTTGGCTAGAATGAATAAGGACTCTGAAGCTGATAAGATTTTGTATTGTGGCAGCTTAAGGGTCGTCAACAATATATATAGCAGAATAATGACTCTTTCATAGTCGTTATTGTTATAAATATCGGGAATGACGACTCTAAGTTATCTATGAAATAGTTGGTTAGTGTCGTTATTGAATATGATTACACAAATGACGACCCTAAGAGTTACATTTACCTAGAgtttttggttttagagtcgtcTTGGTATAAACAAAACAAAGTAACGACGCTAAGTGACTTAGCTAGCTAGTTGGAGTCGTCAATGTTTATCAGACCaccttaacgatttttcataacctggaaaagttgcaggtttgagtcgtgaatgtttatcagaccaacctaacgatttttcataacctggaaaagttgcaggtttgagtcgtcaatgtttatcagaccaacctaacgatttttcataacctgaaaaagttgcaggtttgagtcgttattGGTAGTGCCAATAAAGTGACGACACTAGAGAGTCGTTTGGGTACACCCACCCCCCACCCCCGACTATGACGACCGTTACACTGAGTTATTCCATagtgtggatgattcgaccacttggagAAATAAACAGACAAATCGAAGAGTATAAGATGCTTACctaattgttttgagcttcgggttcctcattttgagggttggttccttcattttgagcaatgggatcttcatttgcaccaaagacacaaaaactcctcttcttcttctcaacacacAAAAACACTACTTTTTTCCCCCTCAAATTTTAActcctaaatctgattttaatttaAACAAACTAATTAGCTTAACTTAACaacttaattaacactaattatttAGGGGTAATTTGGACATTTTAAAAATATTGGGATAAGGGTTAACCACAAAttgttatttcatgacctttttttatCTTGTAGTgtgaggcccctaattatttttaggggcccccaattaaacgaggttattttcccaccaaatttTAACTCTTATATCTGATTTTAACTTAAACaaactaattaacttaacttaactaatcgttaacactaatcatttaagGGTAATTTAGCCATTTCAAAAAAAatgggataagggataactcatatttgctatttcatgaccttttttgtcctgtaaTGCAGGGCCCCTAATTATTTTTAGGGGCCTCCAATTAAAAGAGGTTTTAAAtgtcaaaaagaaaaagtaatAAGTACGAGTAAGGCTTCTTATTTCTTACTTCtcccgtttctaaaaaataggcttgtttggttttcacaaaaattaagaaaactaatcattggaGCCACTTTTCCATGTTTTTTCCTAATCTATCCTTTGGTCCCCGCTCATTTATtattagagaaaaaggaaagagaagtgGTCCCATTTTTGTATTaggagagaaaatggagaaagagAAATAGTCCCTCTATGGATATAGTAGAGGTCccatttgactttccacatatggaaacaagcctatttttttaacataccaaaaaaaaacctgcctattttttagaaacggagggaataATCTAAACGGTGATTCAACACTCGTTTTTCAATATGGAAGAAAAAAAGTTCTTCTCAACAAATTGATTTCAAAATCAACTGAATGCCACATACTAAGACCGCATACATGATCaacatatttatcgatttttttTGCTCGATGCCTGAGACCCAAGGCCATAATGTAAATGAAGACATTGCTGACTGCAAATCACTCTCATATCCGACCAGGATGCCTCATTTATCGAAATTTGAAGTGCCTCATTTGTTACGATCGTATGATTCATCAATTACCTACCCTCATACCTGAAAAGAGTGGTAGATACTACCTCACTGAAGACATGTTAAGTGACCAAGTCAACAATAAAAGAAGTCCTCGTACAGTATATACCGAATATAGATACTCTTTTGTTTAATCAGCATATACCGAATGACCAAATACCATCTTCGAGAACCCAAACTAGAGGGTCGAGACCGTTTCTGGAAAAATTACAATATCACAGTCTAATTTCCGGTAGAATTTTTCTTCGTCCATAGTATATAATGCTCCCTAAGATCATCGTTTCCACGAACAATAattcaaattaaaataaaatacctCACTTTGATCAcgaattttaatttttaatcatcTTGGTCAATGAATATCATTAGTCTGCTTAACTATGTGACACATTAGTTACACGTGTCCAAATCCGTAAACTCACAGGTACACATCATGTCCAACGAGTAACATCTCGCCACGtatcaagtcacaccatattctcaTATGACCCatttttttttaagcatgcaAATTATTAAAGGAGATTAGTTTATAATTTGTCttgggtatgtggtacccaccGAGTCCGAAAATAAAATTTAAGTAATAAAGGATGGGATTGCCTGATCTTATATTTTGGTTGATGAGTTTTCTGGTTGACTTCCCATCTGCCGCGTGATTGGTCAATCCGTCGGTTGTCTGGTTTCATTCTCTGTAGTTGTGCTGGATGGCCGCCTACGGGATCTGTTGGAATCTCATTTTTATTTCCTCAATCATTTCTGCTATGTGTCAAGGTGGAGTGGTAGATGAGGTGATAAAACGTGGTAGGTATTCTAAGTCCGTCTCAAAGATAATTTTTGGCCATTGTCTTTCTATTGATGTTGTTGAAACTAAAAGCATCGCCCACGCTCATACATGCACGATAGACGCACAATAAAACGAGCACTTCCTCGAGATTAACAGGTCAACGATTCATTTCAATCTCAACGGTCACAATGACACGACTAGTTTAAATCGGAAGTAACTGATGTTATTCTGTCACGATCTTCGAGACTGACTGGACCATCTTATAAAACGATCTTCAGGTAAACAGAAAAAACCAGATCACTGAAACTAAAACCCTAGCCAGAAAGAAAATTTTCAGACCAGAAAATGGGAAAAACGACTAGATTTCTTCTGTTTCTGACAATCTCAGCTCTGCTAATCTTCAACGTTGTTTCTTCAACAGAAGAGAccaaaaaagatgaagaagatctAGATGAAGATCTCAAATTCTTATTAGAAACTGAAGGTGATAAATCAGAAGAAGCTCATGATCACCACCATGGTCATGAACATGGTGAATCAAGTGGTGATGAAGGAGAAGATGATTTTGAGAATTATGATGATTTTGAAAATTCAGTAGATCCTGATGCTGCTGCATCAGATGAAGACCCATTTAAAGTGGATGCAGATGAGAAGGATGTTGTGGTGTTGAAACAAGGGAATTTCAGTGAGTTTATTGAGAAGAATAAGTATGTCATGGTTGAATTTTATGcaccatggtgtggacattgtcAATCACTTGCACCTGAGTATGCAACTGCTGCTACTGAATTGAAAGATGAAGGAGTTGTTCTTGCTAAAGTTGATGCTACTGAAGAGAATGAATTAGCTCAGAAATATAATGTTGAGGGATTTCCTActgtcttcttctttattgatggtGTTCACAAGTCTTATCCTGGTCAACGTACTAAGTAAGTATACCCAATCTTATGTAAATTTCATTTAGATTTTGTGTTCTTGATAtcatttttactttttttatgcgtttctttatTGTTTTAACTAGAATTAGCAGTTTTTGGTAGAGAtttttcctttttactttgtttaGGCCCAAATGATCAATTTCATAGATAGATTATCATTGAAATTACATCAAAATTATGTTTACAAACAAACATTGAATTAGATTATCTAATTTTGCAGAGAGGGTATTGTGTCATGGATCAAGAAGAAAACAGGACCAGGAGTTAAAAATGTTACCACAGTTGAGGAGGCTGAGACTATTTTGGGCGCAGAGGAGAAACTTGTTGTTGGTTTCTTCGATTCATTGGTGGTgagtaaatttttttttcctaattaTATGTTTCTAGACTCTCACGCATTTGGTCTTTTGGCTTGTAGAAATTGAAAAGGCTCGATTGGATCTAAAATGGTCAAATTTAATTAACCAAAGATGCTATTTATCTTATTACTTGTTTAATATGTTTAATGGTTAAGGGAAATGCTTCCTTGTGAAATAGGACTATGGTTTTTCGATCTGAGATAAGATGTATCATGTATGTCATATTGGGGTTTTGTAGAACCAATCCCATAATTGGTTTTCTTGACGCATATAAAGAGTCATTGAAATAGGCCAACTTCCTTTAGGCAAATAATGATTTCCTGTTTTATGTCATGTATGTCATATCGGTGTTTTGTAAAACCTATTATCTTGACACATAGAAAGTCATTGAAATAATAATCCAAATTCCTTTAGGCAAATAATGATTTCCTGGTTTGGTCTGTGGTAATTAAACTCGTCGCATTTTGTTACCATTTTGGTGTTTTAGATCATTTTGGTCAGCTTTAAATATGAAAGCTTACAGAATATGTGGTTCCGAGGCTTGTCCAAAAGAGGACAACCTGTTTGTTTGGTTTGACCCAGCTTGGTACAcagttttcataatctctttcacTATTAAGAAATCTTCGATCATGAACTTAGTCTGTTGTTCGATCGTCTTTTATGAGTTGATATTTTAAACTGCTAAGCTAATAGTAGAGTTTCTACCTAGGGGGTTGTATAGTAATTAAGTCCTTAGGATATGCTTGTTAATTCATATGCTTTCAGTCAGTTAATTTGATTTATTTTCAACGGCGCAGGGTTCTGACAGTAATGAGCTTTCTTCTGCATCAAAACTTGAAGATGACGTCAACTTCTACCAAACAAACAATCCTGATGTAGCAAAAGTATTCCGAATTGATCCCAAGGCCAAGCGCCCTGCTTTGGTCATGCTGAAGAAGGAGGCTGAGAAACTTAGCACCTACAGTTAGTTCTCTTACTTTCTTGTTCTATCTATGCAGCTTGTTACTATATTAAACATCATCTGTTAACTCTATTATGCTGTCCTCTTTGCAGATGGCAAGTTCACAACAGCTGCGATATCTGAGTTTGTCTTTGAAAACAAACTTCCACTTGTGAACAATTTTACCAGGGAAACTGCTCCCATGATTTTTGAGAATCCAATTAAGAATCAAGTAATAACAATACTTATAACATTGTTCTCTCGCATTTGAGGGATTAACCTTTTTATCTACTTGAACATGGCTTCGATTTCTGTATCCAGGTTCTGCTCTTTGCTGCTTCAAAAGATTCAGAGAAGTATCTTCCAGCACTTCAGGAAGCAGCAAAACTTTTCAAGGGAAAGGTAGCTTCAATATTTGTATCTTTACCTTCCACAGTCTGTCAAGATTAGATCACCTTGCCTGTGTAGTAAACTATGGTTTGTCTTTGCCATTTTGCAGCTTATATTTGTCTATGTGGAAATGGACAACGAAGATGTTGGTAAACCAGTTTCAGATTATTTCGGCGTCTCTGGAGATGGTCCCAAAGTAATTTTGCCTTCTCTTAATATGTTTCATAGTTTTAGTCCGACTCTTGTCCACTGAGTTGGCAAGTCAAGCTGTCGGAAAGTTAACTCTAGTTGTATCCATGGTTTTCAGGTTCTTGCATACACTGGAAACGAAGATGGAAAGAAATTTTTCCTCGACGGTGAAGTTACCCAAGCCAGCATTAAGGTTAGAAGtgattttcttctcttctttcattCTATTTTTGCAATGTCCAATCTGGTAATAAAATAAGCAATTTACTCTCGTCTCATCAAATCCATGACGTAATTGATTTTTTAGACTCAATATTAACAATTTCATGTAATATATCTCTCAGGCATTCGGGGAGGATTTCCTTGCAGACAAGCTTAAGCCTTTCTTTAAATCTGATCCAATTCCAGAAACAGTAAGTGTGGGACTTCTTATTTTTGACCAACTCTCCAACTCATATATCTAACCTGATTTCTCATATCTATTTGGATGGTCACAGAACGATGGGGATGTGAAAATCGTGGTTGGAGATAACTTTGATGCTGTGGTATTGGATGAGTCAAAGGATGTTCTTCTTGAGGTTTGTACTCAGCATCCATGAACCCGATATCTCAGGACCATGTAGTAGTCTTTTGCTATCTTGATTGCGATGTGATGTATAAAATATCTTTGGCTTTTGCTCCAGATTTATGCACCATGGTGTGGTCATTGCCAAACTCTGGAGCCTATTTACAACAAGCTAGCAAAGCATCTTCGTGGTATTGATTCACTAGTCATTGCGAAAATGGATGGTACCACCAATGAGCACCCCAGGGCCAAGGTTTGCTTCTTGAGCTATCATTATTCATTATAAAGTGCTCTCGTCTCCAAGTTAGTAATTCAACTAAAGTTTCAGCATGCTAAACAGCTAGAATAGCAGCTTTGatgtttattttgctcccacacaTTTGGAGTAATATGTATGAATTTTTCTAACTCACTACTATTTTTCTCAGTCTGATGGTTTCCCCACTATTCTTTTCTTCCCTGCTGGAAACAAGAGCTTTGATCCTGTAAGTGAATTATTTTTACTTTTTGTTGCATAAATTCTTACTGAGTTTAAACTTTGAGCTTGcctttttatgattgttttttttctttctttctgttgGGATTTGAGCAGCTTACTGTCGAGGTTGATCGAACAGTCGTAGCATTCTACAAGTACATTAAGAAACATGCTTCCATTCCTTTCAAGTTACAGAAACCTGAAGCCGCCCCAGCTGCATCTAAGACTACCGAAAGCAGCAACAAGGATGTGAAAGATGAATTGTAAGGGTTTTACAATTCATGACATGATTGACACGAAAAATTTGATTACAAAGGTTTAGTGCGTACACTAGTTTATATGGTTTTTTCTGTTAAAAAGGTTTTACATGTACGTTGATAAATGTGCTTTTAATTTATCAGATTAGTACGAGTCAGTCGATTTTCCAGGAAGAAAAACATATGACAACAATCGatggttttacttgtttttgagcttttagaactttAAAGAATTAGTTGCAATAAAATATGGAATTTCCTCTTTTATTGATAGAAGTAATCTAATTCTTTTTGTCTATTATGCCTATCCTTTTTTACATGGTTGTAAGTTGTAACACTGCaaagaaatatgaagtggaactaGGGGATTCATCGGTCCCTCGTCTTAGCTCCCATAATGACCCTTAACCAAAACTTTTTACATAAATTTTACAACACTTAAACACCACATATTTCTTATCTTCTCAAACTTCAACAAATCTTGGAACTTTTCTTTTACCCGCTGGATAATGTCTACACCACTTATGCATCTCAGTTCTATGAGATTACCACATAACTTCACTTTACCAATATTGCTCACTTTGTTTCTCTTAAACTTGATGATTCAAACTACCTTGTTTGGAAATCTCAACTATCTTCAATACTTATGGGTACCAGTCTTTTTGGGTATGTACATGGATCTTTACCTGCACCGCCTGAAACTATTAAAGTTGGAGATCTTTTTGAACCAAATCCTTCTTACTTCAAATGGCTTAAATGGGATCGATTTGTAAACAGTTGTTTAAATGCTACCTTTTCTTCAACTATCACATTTGATGTTCTTGGATATACTACTGCAGCTGCAGTATGGAAATATCTCTATACCACCTTTACAAATTAATTCACATCTAGAAAATCGATGCTTAAAACTCAGCTTCATAATATTCATCGTGGATCTGTATCTATCTCTGCCTATCTTCATGAGATCAAGACTATCATTGATTCGTTAGCTGCTATAAATGAAGGTTTCCTTGATTCTTTGCTCAAAGTATCTGGTTGCACTTGTTATCCATATCTTGGAGATTACATACAAGATAAGTTGAGTGTAAAGTCTTCAAAATGTACCTTTATTGGTTATAATTCTAAACACAAAGGTTACAGAATGTTATGACAACACTTCAAAGAAAATCTACATTTCCAGAAATGTCTTTTTTGATGAAACAACTTTTCCCTTGTGCACTTGTACTACTACTTTTGTTGAGCCATCCTCAGTTGTCCTCTCTATCCCACAAAATCCTATAATTTCACCTAATGAGACAACAACTTTACCAACTTCACCCCCAACTTCACCACCAAGACCCATTATTCATCCCATGACTACCATATTGAGAGTTGGTATCACTAAATCAAAGCATTTACCTGACTAAATCATAAATTACTCTGTCCCATATGCACTGTGTACTACTCTTACTAACAAATCACCACTTGAACCTAAAACTTATAAATCAACAGTCAAAGATCCTAAATGGGTATCTTCAATGCAACAAGAATACATTGCTCTTCAAGAAaatgatacttggatattggttccTTATGATCCTTCTATGCATGTTGTTGGTTGTAATTGGGTTTACAGAGTTAAGCTCAAACCATATGAAACTATTAATAGATTCAAATCTAGGCTTGTGGAAAAAGGTTATCTTCAACAGGATGGTTTGGACTACAATGAGGCATTTAGCCCAGTTATAAAGTCCACAACCATAAGAGCAGTTATCACTATTTCTTTAACTAAACATTGGAGCATAAATTGGATGTATCCAATGCTTTTATTCATGGAAATCTTTCTGAAAATGTGTACATGGAACAACCTCAAGGTTTCCTTGATTCTTCTTGTCCATATCATGTCTGTCTACTTAAGAAATCCATTTATGGATTGAAAAAAGCACCCAAGGCTTGGTAGGAGAAATTTAGTGGATTTTTACTTCAACATGGATTCAAGAAATGTATCACAGATCAGTCCATGTTTATCTATAACAATTCTGGAGTGATGGATATTCTTCTGCtctatgtagatgacattatCCTTACTTGCAGTTCAACTACTTTCATCAGTTATCTTGTTTCATAACTTGCTACTGCATTGGAAATGAAGGACATTGGAGATCTTCACTATTTCTTGGGTATTGAAGCTGATATGACCAATTATCCTCAGTCTACACTCTTAACCCAACACAAATACACATTATATCTTCTCTCCAGGTCAAAAATGTTAGACTGTAAACCTTGCAATAATCCAGTTACTACAGATAAAAGATTATCAGTTCATGAAGGCACTCCACTTGCAAATCTTATGCAATATAGAAATTTTGTTGGGGTACTGCAATATCTCACTTTTACTAGACCTTATATCAATTTTGCAGTCAATTATGTGTGCCTGTTCATGCATACACCGACATAATATCATCTCCTTCTTGTTAAGAGCATACTCAGATATTTGAAGGGAATTTTGGATGCTGGTATTACTGTGTTTGCTGGAGATATAACTTTTACCAGTGGATTCTCAGACTCAGATTGGGCTGGATGTCCGGATACAAGACGTTCAgtcatttgattttattttttcttaggaAGTTCACGGTTCTGCTAGTCATCCAAGAAGCAACCCATAGTTTCCAAGTCATAAAATGAAGTTGAATATAAAGCAGTTAGTTTACTTTCGTCTGAGGTCATGTAGCTTTCTCAATTGCTTGAAGAATTTGGTATTTCTCTTACTCGACCATTCAAACTTCCTTGTGATAATATTGATGCTACCTATCTGGTTTCAAACTCAGCTTTCCATGCTCGAACTAAGCACAATGAAATTGAATACCATACAATCATAGAACTTCTTGAAACTGGAGATGTTGTGGTTGAGTTTGTTTCGTCCTCTGAGCAGCTGACAAACATTC
This portion of the Papaver somniferum cultivar HN1 chromosome 11, ASM357369v1, whole genome shotgun sequence genome encodes:
- the LOC113322131 gene encoding protein disulfide isomerase-like 1-4, which codes for MGKTTRFLLFLTISALLIFNVVSSTEETKKDEEDLDEDLKFLLETEGDKSEEAHDHHHGHEHGESSGDEGEDDFENYDDFENSVDPDAAASDEDPFKVDADEKDVVVLKQGNFSEFIEKNKYVMVEFYAPWCGHCQSLAPEYATAATELKDEGVVLAKVDATEENELAQKYNVEGFPTVFFFIDGVHKSYPGQRTKEGIVSWIKKKTGPGVKNVTTVEEAETILGAEEKLVVGFFDSLVGSDSNELSSASKLEDDVNFYQTNNPDVAKVFRIDPKAKRPALVMLKKEAEKLSTYNGKFTTAAISEFVFENKLPLVNNFTRETAPMIFENPIKNQVLLFAASKDSEKYLPALQEAAKLFKGKLIFVYVEMDNEDVGKPVSDYFGVSGDGPKVLAYTGNEDGKKFFLDGEVTQASIKAFGEDFLADKLKPFFKSDPIPETNDGDVKIVVGDNFDAVVLDESKDVLLEIYAPWCGHCQTLEPIYNKLAKHLRGIDSLVIAKMDGTTNEHPRAKSDGFPTILFFPAGNKSFDPLTVEVDRTVVAFYKYIKKHASIPFKLQKPEAAPAASKTTESSNKDVKDEL